One Succinispira mobilis DSM 6222 genomic window carries:
- a CDS encoding FAD-dependent oxidoreductase has protein sequence MKILVVGGVAGGAGVCARLRRNSEQFQIIMFEKGEYISFANCGLPYYIGDVITDKCALQIQTPQGFGKRFNVDVRTFSEVVELDTTLKRVKVYNHQTQVEYWESYDKLILSPGAKPITPKFAGADLAHVFTLRNIPDTYKIKEFTDKQKTGTAVVIGGGYIGIEMAENLQHLGYQVQIVEANTHLIASIDLEVAAHLQNYLRERGLKLFLKSRVTEITPEFVCLENGEKIAADLVIMSIGVQADTGFLKNSGVALNALGQIIVDANLRTNVQDVYALGDAVEHLCFTGAKRNIPLASPANRQARLLADIICGSKQQYPGSQGTAILKAFDLVVAVTGESEESLQQNKINYLKSYTYSANHARYYPGASTMFIKLLYTPTGVVLGAQIVGGTGVDKRIDVLASAVRHQLTVQELTELELAYAPPFNSAKDPVNMAGYVAENVLLGKSKFFYPEDLARVQTTDILLDVRSKSEYQQGHLSAAINIPLDDLRGRIAELEPHKKIFIYCAVGLRGYIAQRILQQNGFIETYNLSGGYELYSVLASNK, from the coding sequence ATGAAAATCTTAGTTGTTGGTGGTGTGGCAGGGGGCGCAGGGGTGTGTGCACGGCTCCGCAGAAATAGTGAACAATTTCAAATTATAATGTTTGAAAAAGGCGAGTATATATCCTTTGCTAATTGTGGGTTGCCTTATTATATTGGCGATGTAATTACTGATAAATGCGCGTTGCAGATACAAACGCCCCAAGGGTTTGGCAAACGATTTAATGTAGATGTGCGAACTTTCAGTGAGGTAGTAGAATTAGACACTACCTTAAAACGGGTTAAAGTTTATAATCATCAAACTCAAGTTGAGTATTGGGAAAGTTATGATAAGTTAATTCTTTCGCCAGGTGCGAAACCCATAACTCCGAAGTTTGCTGGGGCTGATTTAGCACATGTATTTACTTTAAGGAATATCCCTGATACTTATAAAATCAAAGAATTTACAGATAAACAGAAAACAGGAACAGCAGTAGTTATTGGTGGTGGCTATATAGGCATTGAAATGGCGGAAAATTTGCAGCATCTAGGCTATCAAGTGCAAATAGTTGAGGCAAATACCCATTTGATTGCGAGTATTGACTTGGAAGTAGCGGCGCATTTGCAAAATTATTTGCGCGAGCGAGGACTTAAGTTGTTTTTAAAGAGTCGGGTAACAGAAATAACGCCAGAATTTGTGTGCTTGGAAAATGGTGAAAAAATTGCGGCGGACTTGGTAATTATGAGTATTGGTGTTCAAGCCGATACTGGTTTTTTAAAGAACTCGGGTGTAGCTTTAAATGCTTTGGGGCAGATTATTGTAGATGCAAATTTACGCACTAATGTGCAAGATGTGTATGCTTTAGGTGATGCCGTAGAGCATCTTTGTTTTACGGGTGCGAAGAGAAATATTCCGTTGGCTTCACCAGCTAATCGCCAAGCAAGGTTACTAGCAGATATTATTTGTGGCAGTAAGCAACAATATCCCGGTTCACAAGGGACGGCTATTTTGAAAGCTTTTGATTTGGTAGTAGCTGTAACAGGGGAAAGTGAAGAAAGTTTACAGCAAAATAAAATTAACTACTTAAAGTCTTATACATATAGCGCAAACCATGCGCGTTATTATCCAGGGGCGAGTACAATGTTTATAAAATTACTGTATACGCCTACTGGTGTTGTGTTAGGGGCACAAATAGTAGGGGGCACAGGTGTAGATAAGCGTATTGATGTTTTGGCGAGCGCGGTAAGACATCAATTGACAGTGCAAGAACTAACAGAACTGGAATTAGCTTATGCCCCACCATTTAATTCGGCCAAAGATCCTGTTAATATGGCTGGCTATGTTGCCGAAAATGTTTTGTTAGGCAAAAGTAAATTTTTTTATCCAGAGGATTTAGCCCGCGTTCAAACAACGGATATTTTATTGGATGTTCGTAGCAAAAGCGAATATCAGCAAGGACATCTAAGTGCGGCAATTAATATTCCCTTAGATGATTTGCGTGGACGTATTGCGGAACTAGAACCCCATAAGAAAATTTTTATCTATTGCGCAGTGGGATTAAGAGGTTATATCGCGCAAAGAATTTTACAACAGAATGGTTTTATAGAAACTTATAATCTGAGTGGTGGTTATGAATTATATAGTGTTTTAGCATCTAACAAATAA
- a CDS encoding cytidine deaminase → MKTLLKQAIQVRENAYAPYSKFKVGAAVRGKSGQIYLGCNVENASYGLTSCAERNAIFQAIAQGEQNLSEILVVADTQEPVVPCGACRQVMQEFGIKTVYRSNLAGTVVQHKLSELLPIGFKSTDMEV, encoded by the coding sequence TTGAAAACACTACTTAAACAAGCGATACAGGTTCGAGAAAATGCCTATGCTCCTTATTCGAAATTTAAAGTTGGGGCAGCTGTAAGGGGTAAGTCCGGGCAAATATATCTAGGCTGTAATGTAGAGAATGCCTCTTACGGACTTACTAGTTGTGCAGAACGCAACGCCATCTTTCAGGCGATTGCACAAGGAGAACAGAATTTAAGTGAAATTCTAGTGGTAGCTGATACCCAAGAACCTGTGGTGCCTTGCGGAGCTTGCCGTCAGGTTATGCAGGAATTTGGGATAAAAACTGTATATCGGAGTAATTTGGCGGGTACAGTAGTGCAACATAAGTTGTCCGAGTTGTTGCCAATAGGCTTTAAAAGCACTGATATGGAGGTGTGA
- the ybeY gene encoding rRNA maturation RNase YbeY → MKVIINNEQDKIEYDLVMEQLVKSVLEQAAAVYELDKACEVGITLVDNAEIRQINAEYRQIDSATDVLSFALDEGEEFPVLPGEEHLLGDIIVSLERAQEQALEYGHSLERELAYLLIHGFLHLLGYDHMQEADKKVMREQEERVLAKLAIYR, encoded by the coding sequence ATGAAAGTTATAATAAATAATGAACAAGATAAAATAGAATATGATTTGGTAATGGAACAGTTGGTAAAAAGTGTTTTAGAGCAAGCTGCGGCTGTTTATGAATTAGACAAAGCTTGTGAAGTGGGTATAACTTTAGTGGATAATGCGGAAATTAGGCAGATTAATGCGGAATATCGACAAATAGATAGTGCTACGGATGTGTTATCTTTTGCCTTAGATGAAGGGGAAGAGTTTCCCGTATTACCAGGCGAAGAGCATCTGTTGGGGGATATCATTGTCAGTTTAGAAAGAGCGCAAGAGCAAGCTCTAGAGTATGGACACAGTTTAGAACGAGAATTGGCGTATCTGCTTATTCATGGGTTTTTACATTTATTAGGCTATGATCATATGCAAGAAGCAGACAAGAAAGTTATGCGGGAACAGGAAGAACGAGTTTTGGCAAAATTGGCAATATATCGATAG
- a CDS encoding sodium:solute symporter family protein translates to MSLPLLIILVYIVLLFAISFWAKKRSSGCAENYSLAGRQLSTPLIAVSIIGLAVGGASTIGVSEHAFRVGISAGWYTIAWGIGAITMGVLLAKKYRQQNITTISELIEKHHDKKAVVLGVICQIVIQMVIISLQYIAGGSILHALLPEIFDLKTGMIVSAIVFIGITFIGGMWSASLSNILNIVLIYGGITLATFTQTNNLGGLQNITLALPQNVPWFDPIAGVGLKGIFSWIVVMVTVNLSLQSIIQISLGAKDEATSKKGFIIGGILMIPIGFMAALLGVCAKAVHPELTPAVALPQVIMQLEPLLAGITLAALWAADVSTACNLLLSAATLFAKDIYKGFLKPDTDDLTLQKIMRYAVLAVGIFTFGIALSVSGIIPTIMAGLSLTAAFSVIVLVALFAPEKTSINAGFYTLLVGLIVLVVWQTVPSVRLLPHVIYAEWLFCSITYAVVAKFDTVKANKGAELLATDNIE, encoded by the coding sequence ATGTCTTTACCCTTATTAATTATTTTAGTGTACATTGTGCTCTTATTTGCAATTAGCTTTTGGGCCAAAAAAAGAAGTTCTGGTTGTGCCGAAAATTATAGCCTAGCTGGACGGCAGCTTTCCACTCCCTTGATTGCTGTTTCCATCATTGGTCTAGCGGTCGGCGGCGCTTCTACCATCGGTGTTTCCGAACACGCCTTTCGTGTCGGTATCTCTGCCGGTTGGTATACCATCGCTTGGGGTATTGGTGCTATTACCATGGGCGTACTATTAGCTAAAAAATACCGCCAACAAAACATCACTACAATTTCTGAGTTAATCGAAAAACATCATGATAAAAAAGCTGTAGTGTTAGGCGTAATTTGTCAAATCGTAATTCAAATGGTTATTATTTCCTTACAATATATTGCCGGCGGCAGCATTCTCCACGCACTACTGCCAGAAATTTTCGATTTAAAGACGGGCATGATTGTCAGCGCGATTGTTTTTATCGGCATCACTTTCATTGGTGGCATGTGGTCCGCCAGTCTCTCCAATATTCTTAACATCGTCTTAATCTACGGTGGAATCACGCTAGCAACTTTTACGCAAACCAATAATTTAGGCGGTTTGCAAAACATAACCTTAGCTTTACCACAAAATGTACCTTGGTTCGACCCCATAGCCGGTGTGGGCTTAAAAGGGATTTTCAGTTGGATTGTAGTAATGGTTACGGTAAATCTTTCTTTGCAAAGTATTATCCAAATTTCTTTAGGGGCTAAAGATGAGGCTACTTCCAAAAAAGGCTTCATCATCGGGGGGATTTTAATGATTCCCATTGGCTTTATGGCTGCCCTCTTAGGGGTTTGCGCTAAAGCTGTTCACCCCGAATTAACTCCTGCAGTAGCATTGCCTCAAGTTATCATGCAACTAGAACCTTTACTTGCCGGCATAACCTTAGCTGCTCTCTGGGCGGCCGATGTCTCCACAGCTTGCAATTTATTACTTAGTGCTGCCACTTTATTTGCTAAAGATATCTACAAAGGTTTTTTAAAACCTGATACTGATGATCTTACGCTTCAAAAAATTATGCGTTACGCTGTATTAGCGGTCGGCATCTTCACTTTTGGCATTGCTTTATCAGTTTCAGGCATAATCCCCACTATCATGGCCGGGCTAAGTCTAACCGCTGCCTTTAGCGTAATTGTCTTGGTAGCACTGTTCGCCCCAGAAAAAACCTCAATTAACGCCGGTTTTTATACCTTACTAGTTGGGCTGATTGTCCTTGTAGTTTGGCAAACTGTCCCTAGTGTGCGCTTATTACCTCATGTTATTTATGCTGAATGGTTGTTTTGCTCCATAACCTATGCAGTCGTAGCCAAATTCGATACAGTCAAAGCCAATAAAGGCGCAGAACTATTAGCTACTGATAATATCGAATAA
- a CDS encoding exonuclease domain-containing protein has translation MRDFLVVDFEFTMYTKRVGRPRGFFSEILEYGLVKLDGRQHTVITEAQAFVKPSFFPKQAKQAQEFSMITKADLDKGIKYEEMLEELKTVYEPNNNYFVAWGDADWHVIKEACQRYGLENPIQYADYVDLSREYQSFFNAERRLSLKNALDAQQIELAGTWHTALDDARNTAKLVAHMLKLGWEKSQQEE, from the coding sequence ATGCGAGATTTTTTAGTGGTGGATTTTGAATTCACCATGTATACAAAACGAGTGGGACGTCCCCGAGGGTTTTTCTCGGAAATATTGGAATATGGGTTGGTGAAATTAGATGGTCGCCAACATACTGTAATTACAGAAGCGCAAGCTTTTGTGAAACCGTCCTTTTTCCCAAAACAAGCTAAACAAGCTCAAGAATTTTCGATGATTACTAAAGCTGATCTAGATAAGGGGATTAAGTATGAAGAAATGTTAGAAGAGCTTAAAACTGTATATGAGCCTAATAATAATTACTTTGTGGCTTGGGGGGATGCTGATTGGCATGTAATAAAAGAAGCTTGTCAACGCTATGGCTTGGAAAACCCCATTCAATATGCAGATTATGTGGATTTATCAAGAGAATATCAAAGCTTTTTCAATGCTGAACGGCGGTTATCTTTAAAAAATGCTTTGGATGCCCAACAAATTGAATTAGCTGGAACTTGGCATACAGCGTTAGATGATGCGCGCAATACTGCTAAATTAGTGGCCCACATGCTAAAACTAGGTTGGGAAAAAAGTCAACAAGAGGAGTAA
- a CDS encoding DMT family transporter, producing MNATTKGIFLATLSAIGFATLPIFVKLAYAQNISTGSILFFRFFLSSCLIFAYITYRKISLKLPREKILPILALGAIGFAICSLSFTLASKYLSASLVAIIFQIYPAIVAIIAFICGLEKITLPLLLAFASCFLGLSLVIGLDFTSLNYLGLFWALFSGISYAIYITLSNKISREIPSLVLTFYVCASATVVFLFTSSMQTGFDLSLTFSGFLTLLAMSIFSTIVGILGFIAALKYISPTHTCIVSTSEPVFTVLIAIPLLQESLTSSQVYGASLVIFSILALELKKPLKTTKKHQ from the coding sequence ATGAATGCAACAACAAAAGGAATCTTTCTAGCTACTTTATCTGCCATCGGTTTCGCAACCTTACCAATATTTGTAAAATTAGCTTACGCGCAAAATATTTCTACAGGCAGTATTCTTTTTTTTCGTTTTTTTCTTTCTTCCTGCCTAATATTCGCCTATATTACCTATAGAAAAATCTCTTTAAAACTCCCGCGTGAGAAGATCTTACCAATTCTAGCCTTAGGGGCTATCGGTTTTGCCATTTGCTCCCTATCGTTTACCCTCGCCAGCAAATATCTGTCCGCTTCTTTGGTAGCCATTATTTTCCAAATTTACCCAGCCATTGTCGCTATTATTGCTTTTATTTGCGGCCTAGAAAAAATAACCCTACCGCTGCTCTTAGCTTTTGCCAGTTGCTTTTTAGGTTTAAGCCTAGTTATCGGTCTTGATTTTACGTCTTTAAACTACTTAGGTTTATTCTGGGCACTTTTTAGCGGCATAAGTTATGCAATCTATATAACTTTAAGCAACAAAATTTCCCGAGAAATACCCTCACTAGTTTTAACCTTCTATGTGTGTGCAAGTGCTACTGTTGTATTTTTATTCACAAGCAGTATGCAAACAGGTTTTGATCTAAGCCTAACTTTTTCAGGATTTTTGACCTTATTGGCAATGTCGATATTTTCAACAATTGTTGGTATTTTAGGCTTTATTGCCGCGTTGAAATATATCTCTCCCACCCACACTTGTATTGTAAGCACCTCAGAACCAGTCTTTACCGTTCTAATCGCTATCCCCTTACTTCAAGAATCTCTAACCAGTAGTCAGGTTTATGGTGCTAGCTTGGTAATTTTTAGTATTCTCGCTCTAGAATTGAAAAAGCCGTTAAAAACAACAAAAAAACACCAGTGA
- a CDS encoding amino acid ABC transporter ATP-binding protein, whose product MIKVDKLNKKFGSLHVLKDVSIEIAQNEVVVVIGPSGSGKSTFLRCLNYLEEPTSGTIVIDNIAVENNETINAIRKEVGMVFQRFNLFPHMTVLQNIMLAPLKVKNINVKQAEQVAMELLDKVGLGDKVHAYPENLSGGQQQRVAIARALAMQPKVMLFDEPTSALDPEMVKEVLDVMKDLAKTGMTMVVVTHEMGFAREVGDRVIFMDEGRIVETGTPDEIFSQAKEERTQGFLSKIL is encoded by the coding sequence ATGATAAAAGTTGATAAATTAAATAAAAAATTTGGCAGTTTGCATGTTCTGAAAGATGTGAGTATTGAAATAGCCCAAAATGAAGTTGTGGTAGTAATTGGCCCCAGCGGTTCAGGAAAAAGTACGTTTTTGCGGTGTTTGAATTATTTAGAAGAACCAACATCGGGGACTATTGTAATTGATAATATTGCCGTAGAAAATAATGAAACAATTAATGCTATTCGCAAAGAAGTAGGCATGGTTTTTCAAAGATTTAATTTGTTTCCCCATATGACGGTGCTTCAAAATATTATGTTGGCACCTTTAAAAGTAAAAAATATTAATGTTAAACAAGCGGAACAGGTAGCAATGGAGCTATTAGATAAGGTTGGTTTAGGCGACAAGGTCCATGCCTATCCAGAAAATCTTAGTGGCGGGCAACAGCAAAGAGTAGCTATAGCTAGAGCTTTAGCTATGCAGCCGAAAGTAATGTTGTTTGATGAGCCAACTTCGGCCTTAGACCCAGAGATGGTTAAAGAGGTACTAGATGTAATGAAAGATTTAGCAAAAACTGGCATGACCATGGTAGTAGTAACTCATGAGATGGGTTTTGCCAGAGAGGTGGGCGATCGAGTAATTTTTATGGATGAAGGGCGAATTGTGGAAACCGGGACTCCTGATGAAATTTTTAGCCAGGCTAAAGAAGAGCGGACACAAGGTTTTTTATCAAAAATCTTATAA
- a CDS encoding amino acid ABC transporter permease encodes MSFDFKVIMEAFPLLLQGAGITIQITALSVGFGMLIGLIVGIARLSDFVFCRALARIYVDFIRGTPLLVQIFLIYFALPMLTGQRIDPFIAAISACSINSGAYVAEIFRGGIQSIDKGQMEAGRSLGMTWMQTMRYIIVPQAFKRVIPPLGNEFIAMLKDSSLVSVIGFEELTRRGQLIIARTYSSFEIWLTVAFIYLIMTFAISRLVDALERRYNIK; translated from the coding sequence ATGTCATTTGATTTTAAAGTGATAATGGAAGCATTTCCTTTGTTATTACAAGGTGCTGGGATAACAATTCAAATAACTGCCCTTAGTGTAGGATTTGGGATGTTAATCGGCTTAATAGTTGGTATAGCCAGATTATCTGACTTTGTTTTTTGTAGAGCTTTAGCCAGAATTTATGTGGATTTTATTCGTGGTACACCATTATTGGTGCAAATCTTTCTAATTTATTTTGCCTTGCCCATGCTTACAGGCCAAAGAATCGATCCGTTTATAGCTGCGATTTCTGCTTGTTCGATAAATAGTGGGGCCTATGTCGCTGAAATTTTTCGTGGGGGCATTCAATCTATTGACAAAGGACAGATGGAAGCGGGCCGTTCTTTAGGGATGACTTGGATGCAAACCATGCGTTATATTATCGTTCCCCAAGCCTTTAAAAGGGTTATTCCGCCGTTAGGCAATGAATTTATTGCAATGTTAAAAGATTCTTCCTTAGTATCAGTTATTGGATTTGAAGAGTTAACTAGACGCGGACAGTTGATAATTGCTCGTACCTATTCTTCTTTTGAAATCTGGTTAACTGTAGCTTTTATTTATTTAATTATGACTTTTGCAATTTCACGCTTGGTGGATGCTTTAGAGCGGAGGTACAATATAAAATGA
- the fliS gene encoding flagellar export chaperone FliS yields MINNTGVGAYKNQQINTMPPERLTLMLYDGAIRFTKEAIMGIENNIAPKDINEASIKAQNIIREFVCTLKVDVNPELAEGYLKLYDYIEYELRQGVFKHEKIHFENALLVLQELREAWFEAMKIAKGIGQPAASAVAGTVDFGK; encoded by the coding sequence GTGATTAATAATACTGGTGTAGGTGCTTACAAAAATCAACAAATTAATACCATGCCCCCGGAAAGGCTAACTTTGATGCTATATGATGGGGCCATCCGCTTTACCAAGGAAGCGATTATGGGTATTGAAAATAATATTGCTCCTAAAGATATTAATGAGGCTAGTATTAAAGCCCAAAATATTATTCGGGAATTTGTTTGCACATTAAAAGTTGATGTTAATCCAGAACTGGCAGAAGGCTATCTAAAACTTTATGATTATATTGAATATGAACTGCGGCAAGGTGTTTTTAAGCATGAAAAAATTCACTTCGAAAATGCTTTGCTAGTTCTGCAAGAGTTGCGTGAGGCTTGGTTTGAGGCAATGAAAATTGCCAAAGGAATTGGACAACCAGCTGCAAGTGCGGTTGCAGGCACAGTTGATTTTGGGAAGTGA
- the fliD gene encoding flagellar filament capping protein FliD translates to MTVRNVGLVSGMDVENIVKSMVQPYQDRYDKEYKNKTTAEWKKDEYKTIYTKEAEFRAKMTEYKLSATVSPVNSNTSNKEVVTAKANSDALNVPHTLKVKQLAKAASVGSSEKMASAENKTTLKTQFANATDVSLSSEFSITVNGKEIKVDPTASLNQLLSNINSAGAGVKTTYDVTMDRVFLISEKTGSEGVIDFTGTSDAGMKFLTNALKMNYNYQDSSSEKLGSGTKTTLLTQFAGKDVLPEFTGDSKTFKISINGKEITLDASKNMQNMLSTINGSDAGVTASYDEVADTFTIVGKDGKKVDFTGTDAAGLKFLKQGLKLGTDGGDKLPARTQGQNAIFDLDGVTDLEQASNSFSIAGITYNLTGLGEANVTVEQDVDKIVANMKSFVELYNSLLTYTTDKANETKYRTYKPLTEDEESKLSETQVEKWEKLAKSGLLKNDDILTGLTSSMRNIMITSIEGIDGKYKNAAAIGISTGSNWKEGGKLYLDEDKLKTALAEDPTAVAKIFSGTGDKKEGRAGVAAKLYDLMTSSMEKIDDKAGVLQYSSTEVTSILGKQINSYKNKMTLLEKQISTKEDYYYKQYAQMEKALQKIQNQTSSLFGGTSS, encoded by the coding sequence ATGACGGTAAGAAATGTCGGTTTAGTTTCGGGGATGGACGTGGAAAATATTGTAAAATCCATGGTTCAACCTTATCAAGACCGTTATGATAAGGAATATAAGAATAAGACTACTGCTGAGTGGAAGAAAGATGAGTATAAAACTATTTATACTAAAGAAGCGGAATTTAGAGCGAAAATGACGGAGTACAAGTTGAGTGCTACGGTTAGCCCGGTTAATTCTAATACTAGTAATAAAGAAGTAGTTACAGCAAAGGCTAATTCGGATGCTCTTAATGTACCACATACACTAAAGGTTAAACAATTGGCTAAAGCTGCGAGTGTAGGTAGTTCGGAAAAAATGGCTTCGGCTGAAAACAAAACCACCTTGAAAACTCAGTTTGCTAATGCTACGGATGTAAGTTTGTCGAGTGAATTTTCGATAACTGTTAATGGGAAAGAAATCAAAGTTGATCCAACCGCTAGCTTAAATCAATTATTATCTAATATCAATTCAGCGGGAGCAGGGGTTAAGACTACTTATGATGTGACGATGGATCGAGTATTTCTGATTAGTGAAAAAACTGGCTCTGAAGGGGTAATTGATTTTACTGGAACTAGTGATGCGGGCATGAAATTTTTAACCAATGCGTTAAAGATGAACTATAATTATCAAGATAGTAGTAGTGAAAAACTAGGTTCTGGCACTAAAACTACTTTGCTGACACAGTTTGCCGGCAAGGATGTATTGCCAGAGTTTACCGGTGATTCTAAGACTTTTAAAATTAGTATCAATGGTAAAGAAATAACTTTAGATGCTAGCAAAAACATGCAAAATATGCTTAGTACAATTAATGGCTCTGATGCTGGAGTTACCGCTAGCTATGATGAAGTCGCGGATACCTTTACGATTGTCGGCAAGGATGGCAAAAAAGTTGATTTTACCGGTACTGATGCCGCAGGCTTAAAATTCCTTAAGCAGGGGTTGAAATTGGGTACCGATGGCGGCGATAAGTTGCCAGCACGGACGCAAGGGCAAAATGCAATTTTTGATTTAGATGGTGTGACGGACTTAGAACAGGCTAGTAACTCCTTTTCCATTGCTGGAATTACCTATAATTTGACTGGTTTGGGCGAAGCGAATGTTACGGTAGAGCAAGATGTGGATAAGATTGTTGCTAACATGAAATCCTTTGTTGAGTTGTATAATTCTTTATTAACTTATACAACTGACAAAGCTAATGAAACTAAATATCGCACCTATAAGCCACTTACTGAAGATGAAGAAAGCAAACTTAGTGAAACTCAAGTTGAAAAATGGGAAAAACTGGCTAAAAGTGGTTTGCTTAAAAATGATGATATCTTAACTGGGCTAACGAGCAGTATGCGCAATATTATGATAACTAGTATTGAGGGCATAGATGGTAAATATAAAAATGCTGCGGCAATCGGAATTTCCACAGGTAGTAACTGGAAAGAAGGCGGCAAATTATATTTAGATGAAGATAAGCTAAAAACAGCTCTAGCAGAAGATCCTACGGCTGTTGCCAAAATCTTTTCGGGGACAGGCGATAAGAAAGAGGGTCGGGCAGGAGTTGCAGCTAAATTATACGATTTGATGACCAGTAGCATGGAAAAAATTGACGATAAGGCTGGGGTCTTACAGTATAGTAGTACCGAGGTTACCAGTATTCTCGGTAAGCAAATTAATAGCTATAAAAATAAGATGACATTATTGGAAAAACAGATATCGACTAAAGAAGATTATTACTACAAGCAATATGCTCAAATGGAAAAAGCATTACAAAAAATTCAAAATCAAACTAGTAGTTTATTTGGAGGGACTTCTTCTTAA